One Pomacea canaliculata isolate SZHN2017 linkage group LG1, ASM307304v1, whole genome shotgun sequence genomic window, tctttctttGTATTGgaatctgtttacaaggctgtgGTGCAGCTTTGCTTGATAACGCACCTCATGCTCACCCCGACCCCCGACACCCGACTTTCACcccgaccacacacacacacatacagacagtgTAATAACATACTTGGTGACGAGATAGTAGTGACAACTGTAACGATGGGAGAAACAGTAACCACTAAACCTGTTGCCAAGAAGGACCATAAGTTACGAAATATCTCAATGTGCGCGGCTGTTGGAGGGTGTGGCTGCTTATGTCGGTCTCTATCCTGGTCCGCGAGGACTGCCAAGTCACCACAGGATTATCGTTCCTGGTACGACGCAGAAGTGCAGGAAACTGCCCGGAGATTGGCGGGAAAGGGGGGATGGGAGAGTGGGCTCAGGGTGGGGGACGAGACACTCCACCCCCGGAGAGCTTGTTATCTCCCGACGACTCCAGCCTGATTTAATAATAACTCCCGTCCTGTCTTGGTCAGTAATATATGTGCGTGCGTTCTCGCATGCGTGACAGAATGGCATAGAGGGAGACGTCAGGTACAAAGCAACGCAAAGacccagaagaaaaaaaaaactagagaaTGCCAGTAACAAGCCGGACAAAACTGTTATCCCCAGTCATCGTAAAAAAGTTGGACAAGTCAGAGACAGGCACAGAGGACGAGACAGCCAACCACACAAAAAACCTAGTCCCACACATGAAAAGAATTCCAGTAACGAGCAAATCGGAAATTTCAAGATCCATCATCTCCTAGAACAGGCGCGTTTTATGAATGACATGCAACCACGCGTATCCACCTTTCGCACATAACCACATGTCGAAACTCTCCCTTTACACTCCCCAACTCCACCTTTCACCTCACTCTCCTCTCCAGCTGGAAGGGGAAAATGCAAATTATGAATACACGTACGATGTATGGTTCAGGACCGTGAACTGCAGGGTCAAACACAAGAGCTGTAAAACCGTACAACAGTGCAAATATATTGTCAGTGCGCTTGTGGGCGTGAACTTTGTATGAGCGTGCCTTTGTGAGAGCAAGCTTGGGAATGTGAGTATCGGAGAGTGTGTACGAATGTGAATAAGTCAGAGTTTAGGAATGTGAGAAAGAGATACAGATGGAGACAGAGAGCCAAGAGGTACACAACAtacagagagacaaagacaagcAAGAGTATATTTCCTGAACTGATTTTCTTGGCCACCCCAGTGGTTAGAGTAAGACCAGCAGGTAAGCTGGTCTGAAGTGTCAAAACAAACTCCAACCTCTGGAGTACCTCAAAGTTCTATTGTATTGCGACACGACTGGCAAACAAGTTTGCACTTTGCTCAACATGTTGACCACAGTTGAAATCCTCTTAGAGTTTAAAATTAGCAACTCGTTCAATGATAATGATATTCTGTTAAAAAACAGTCTTAAAGGTCCTAAAATTCCACTGTTGATTGAATTGATCATATGGTGGTCTGGTCTACCTGATCTGGATGATCAGGTTGTTAGGAAAAAGAGGTAGGAGGATAATAAAACGCACGTAAAAGGAaagctaaatttttttaaaattttcgtCGACATCGGCTTTGAACAGGACGCAGCCATGCGTGTTCACCAACGAACAATTTTGTCAATGTCTCTAGTCCTCCCAAGCACTCCTACCTTTTTCCTCGTGTCCCCGTCCAACCCACAAATCTTGTAGATCGTGAGCAGGTGGTGGATAATGCTGGCTATGTGAATAATAGAGTCGAAACGGAATTCAACCTTGTTGTAGTAACTCGCTTTGACAAGCTGCATGGGGCCGTTAGACAGTCTATCAGGTTTCAGGGAAACGGGGATAGCAATAGGACCTCGATGTTGGAAACTGGCTATTATACAGTGCTATTGAATATTCTAACTTAACACAAGTTCAACACCCCTTTCAGCTGATTgtcacatgaccagacagtAACAACGGTTCGTAGCGCGCAAGTGTGGATTGTacgcttgtgtgtatgtggtgtacAGGGCAGAAAAAGAGAGTAAGATAAACCGACAGAGGACATTTCCTTACTATTTTTGGGCAgagagaataaaacaaacatagcCCTAACTTCTGTGCAAGCAGGTGATAATACAGTTAACATAAAGGAGAGGACTAGCTGTTCACTGGGGAACCTCCCACTGGCAAGACCGGTCTTGTTGGCTGCGCTCCACCATGTCTCCTCTACGGCTGGTACCTCCGTTATCAGTTATggaatgaaatataaatatatttgtataaatcCTAAAATGATGTAAATAAGAAACAATGTGATGAAAAGGTAAAGAGGTGCTCAACTGTATTATATTAAATTGAAAGGCATGAAGTCTGTTGTCCACGAGTGTTAATATGTGCGGAACAGAAGGAAGGAAATCTGATTAGcgattttaattaattataacAGCGATGTGCCCTCAAGGCGCTTGACTATTCAGTTTGCATCCTGCCCGGCAGCTTGAGGCCGGAAATAGCCTGCACGAATCCTGGAGAACCAGAAGCAATCCATGATGATTGGGAACACAGACGAGACAAAGCAACCACTCCACTCTAGTGAGGCTTCCTACCGCAGGGAGATTGTAATGTCCAGTGTTGGTCAGTCACACCCAGAGACGTCCAGTAGgatgtatataaatacaatgtaaatgttacagttacacgtgtgtgtgcgcggtcAGTCGACACCCCCTGATCCCCCTACCATGCGCACACAGGTCTCATCTGAATTAGATTAGTGTTTATTAAATACGCCATATAATCTTTATTGactaataaatatatttcttaatattGTAAGTTTGCCTACGACGATGCAAACTAATGCAACGATCAGTCCACATAACATGAGATAATCTGACGGGCCGATAAAGTCaatgtaaatattaatattaattttatttattataaaccCTGATGAATGACTTCGtctggtttttgttgttatcaCCTGTAAGGAGAAACACACTGCTTTTTACAGGCTTTAGTTCTTATTTCccatttatcttttttccttttctcttacTTTCCTTCCTAAGTATTcgtttatatctttttctttcttggtgaTAGTTTCTTTGTAACCTATAAAAGAACTTGTTTACCGTTGCAGACATTTATTCCGAGCACTTCAGACATCATTCACGTATACGCCAGCACTTGTGGGGTCTGTGACCATGACGTCACCATCGGCGGCACGACCTTCCAGTTGACGGAGATGGGCGGTCGCAGCCTGACGTCCCTCAAGCTCCTGCGCTTCTTTGACAACGTCAGCAGCATCGTCTTCATGGCGTCCTGCGCCGACGTCGAGCGCAGTCTGCGGCACGGAGCGCTGACTTCCGGTTTCGAGGAGACGCGGCTGTTCTTCCAGACCATCGCCCGCGACCCCTTCCTGGTGAAGCTGCCCATCATCCTCCTTTTCACCAAGCTGGACCTGCTGGTAGCCAAAAGCAACAAGTTCGATCTCAAGTCAGTCTTCCCCGACTTCATCGGAAACACCCACGACGTGGAGGACGTGAAGAACTACGTGTTCACCACGTTCAAGGAGAAGTGCGGGGCGCGCCGAATCTATCACCACTTCCTGTTGGGCACGGACAGTCACAAAGTGCAGTCGGTCTTCGCGGACGTTCGAAGAGACATACGTGACAACCTACTGAGGAAAGTGATCCCAGAATGACCTGGTCACAGATGAGTGTCATCACATTACAACATCTCCGCTTTCTGAAAGTCTGGAAAGGCATGAGTGACTCGAGCGGAACTTGTGCTTGTGAATCTGGAATAAACTCAGTCGTTGCCCAGACTTTGATGCGAAGCGATTTCAGCATCCCCGATGATgcttaataataaacattattgtgAATCTGAAAGAATTGTCGACATCTGTTACAAAACGTTGTGTATGTTGTTGTCCATCTCTGTCGTGGTCATTGTCCTGCGAATGGCCCACAGTAAGCATTGTAAGCTGGACAAGGTAATCGTTGTGCTTTTATGAATCCATGAAGCCTTATTGAACGACTTTGCTTGTTTGTGCATATTAGCATTGGATTAGGTACAGCCCAGCCCATACTTATGTTCATCTTTGTCTACCTATAAGTGCCCggtcacctgtgtgtgtgagagagagagaaagagagagatcatGTCAGTGTAAGTATGAGCAGAAATCACACGTGAAAATTTACTGTTACTGTTTTATGaagtaaacaacagcaaaaattctaccactttacatttttctatgcGATGTGtgacaaagaaggaagaaaccAAGAAACTCACACAATCATTATGAGACTCATGACCAAACCAAAATTACCGAGAACCTTTCTGGCGAAACGACACTGAAATCACCAAAGGGTTGAAAGAAAAGTATGGTGGGTGAGGAGGGTGTGGTTTCGTGCTTGCGGGCGTTTATGAGTCTTTGTAGGAAGATAAGCATGTCGTAGGAAGCAAaaggacccccccccccaaaaaaaaaaaacaaaacaaaaaaaaacaaaaaaaacaaaaacaaacggtGAATAATCCACGAAACAGAAATATACGgaaatcaaagagaaaaatggCTCCACGCAACTTTGGAAAACGCGCACTGCATTACTAGGAATGACATTTGATTGGTCATGAGCTGAAAGTGGGAGATTTTCCTCAAACGTGATGCGAGAGCACGGGAAAGTGAGTGGTAGTGGTGATGACAACTATACTACAATCATCTGATTATCCAACACCCCCAGAGACACAGAGTGACACCCAAGAGCCACTTCAATGAAAGGTCAAAGCACCATGGGCTGTGAGACCAAGAT contains:
- the LOC112573964 gene encoding guanine nucleotide-binding protein subunit alpha-12-like, coding for MWSDDTPATLETRAMKKAQRKHSKSIDKIIAKDKIVARDKIKLLLLGQPGAGKSTLVKQLRLYSGDAFSQEEVEASKMALLENIVDAIRLVLTWREELALPWENDVLEDEAQILVSQPSAIVLQERGWKRLLMTLVRLWREDGMQKAYCNMPFGSPATECLSYFLDDAVRLCSQTFIPSTSDIIHVYASTCGVCDHDVTIGGTTFQLTEMGGRSLTSLKLLRFFDNVSSIVFMASCADVERSLRHGALTSGFEETRLFFQTIARDPFLVKLPIILLFTKLDLLVAKSNKFDLKSVFPDFIGNTHDVEDVKNYVFTTFKEKCGARRIYHHFLLGTDSHKVQSVFADVRRDIRDNLLRKVIPE